One window from the genome of Malus domestica chromosome 01, GDT2T_hap1 encodes:
- the LOC139196342 gene encoding uncharacterized protein — translation MSANLVPLDIVDFDVILGMDWLHYNHARLDCYEKVVTFHRPGMPTVTFFGERGGLKHGVITAIRETTASVEDVEVVRHFPNVFPEELPGLPPDREVEFTIDLLPELRELKTQLQELVDKGFIQPSTSLWGAPVLFVRKKDGTLRLCIDYRQLNRLKGACVFSKIDLRSGDQLKIRSDDVPKTAFRTRYGHYEFLLMPFGLTNAPAAFMNLMNQVFHPYLDKFVIVFIDDILVYSKNETDHVRHLRLILKTLRANRLYAKFSKCQFWLDQVSFLGHMVSTQGVLVDPQKIAAVENWEQPRTVTEHDKVIAYALLQLKPHEKNYPTHDLKLAVSDGKKRDLWIRDPDGMLMQGERMLRQKGKSRLDYYNHTRYLSGNGKILQGISCTNYLIREMVTMEALGSRLLYNTVYHPHTDGQSERTIQTLEDMLRSSVLQFSYTWHKHLPLIEFVYNNNFHSSIGMALFEALHGKPCRNPLCWFEVGEQVLVGPEIVDEMTQNIQVIKANLKAAQDRQKIAYRLALPPELVRVHKVFHVSMLRRYVSDPSHVIPPHPLEINPDDEVPVTILDWKDKVLRNKTMRMVTVLLRNHSVEEAT, via the exons ATGTCGGCTAATCTGGTTCCTTTGGATATCGTTGATTTTGACGTTATCTTAGGCATGGATTGGTTACACTACAATCATGCCAGGTTGGACTGTTATGAGAAAGTTGTTACTTTTCATCGACCGGGCATGCCTACTGTTACGTTTTTCGGTGAGCGCGGTGGTCTAAAGCACGGAGTTATCACTGCCATAAGG GAGACTACTGCATCTGTGGAAGATGTCGAAGTAGTTAGGCACTTCCCCAATGTTTTTCCCGAGGAATTACCTGGTTTACCCCCAGATCGTGAAGTGGAGTTCACCATTGATCTACTTCCAG AGTTAAGGGAACTTAAAACTCAGTTGCAAGAGTTAGTTGATAAGGGTTTCATTCAGCCAAGCACTTCCCTGTGGGGAGCTCCAGTTctgtttgtaagaaagaaagatggaactttgaggttGTGCATCGATTACAGGCAGTTAAatcgg CTCAAAGGTGCTTGTGTGTTCTCAAAGATTGATCTAAGGTCTGGTGACCAATTGAAGATCAGAAGCGACGACGTTCCGAAAACAGCTTTCAGAACtagatatggtcattatgagttcctactgatgccatttggattgactaatgcaccagcagctttcATGAACCTGATGAATCAAGTATTCCATCCATATCTCGACAAGTTCGTCATTGTTTTCATAGATGACATTTTGGTGTATTCGAAGAATGAAACTGATCATGTCAGGCATCTGCGTTTGATTCTAAAGACACTAAGGGCAAatcggttgtatgctaagttcagtaaatgtcagttttggctGGATCAAGTGTCATTTTTAGGGCACATGGTATCAACTCAGGGTGTGCTTGTGGATCCTCAGAAAATAGCAGCTGTggaaaattgggaacaacctcggACAGTTACGGAA CATGATaaagtgattgcttatgctttgcTGCAATTAAAGCCCCATGAGAAGAactatcctactcacgatcttaAGTTG GCAGTGTCAGATGGGAAAAAGAGGGACCTCTGGATTAGAGAtcctgatggcatgcttatgcaaggcGAACGGAT GTTAAGGCAGAAAGGAAAAAGTCGTTTGGATTACTACAACCACACCCGATACCttagtggaaatgggaagatattACAAGGGATTTCGTGTACAAATTACCTCATACGCGAAATGGTTACGATG GAAGCTTTGGGATCGAGATTACTCTACAACACCGTCTATCATCCTCACACTGATGGGCAGTCAGAGAGAACTATCCAGACtttggaagatatgttgagatcgtCAGTTCTACAGTTTAGTTACACTTGGCACAAGCACTTACCGTTGATAGAGTTCGTGTACAACAACAACTTCCATTctagtattggtatggcactATTTGAAGCGTTGCATGGGAAACCATGTCGTAATCCACTTTGTTGGTTTGAGGTTGGTGAGCAAGTTTTGGTGGGCCCTGAGATAGTGGATGAGATGACACAAAACATTCAGGTGATAAAGGCTAACCTGAAAGCTGCCCAGGATCGGCAGAAGA TTGCTTATCGACTTGCCTTGCCACCAGAGTTGGTGAGAGTGCACAAGGTGTTTCATGTATCGATGTTACGGAGGTATGTTTCTGATCCGTCACATGTAATCCCTCCTCATCCACTGGAGATCAACCCAGATGATGAGGTTCCAGTGACTATCCttgattggaaggataaggttcTTAGGAACAAGACCATGCGGATGGTGACGGTTTTGTTGAGGAACCACTCAGTGGAGGAAGCCACTTAG